A genomic region of Leptotrichia hofstadii contains the following coding sequences:
- a CDS encoding helix-turn-helix transcriptional regulator: protein MAGKNQNSEEKSIRILKIIKRLYQKEMLNGTDLANEFNVDIKTIQRDIETLRAYFLEENGAEIKYSKSKKGYYLEENSQNSFTNEELLAISKIILESRAFNKNETQTLINKLINHSSGNDRETIKGLINSEKSNYIPLQHGQNLLTVIWNLAQHIKKQELIHINYTTKDKQGKNYNIKPLSVMFSEYYFYLIAYIENKEEYPAILRIDRITEIENTGKKFKILNYSEKFKDGKFRKYIHFMHSGSLTRIEFKYRGYIEYVLDKFPTAEILDKKIVKENNRETTVYTVKIEVYGSFGAEMWLRSQGDYVIEYKILK from the coding sequence ATGGCGGGAAAAAATCAAAATTCTGAAGAAAAATCAATTAGAATACTAAAAATAATAAAAAGGTTGTATCAGAAGGAAATGTTAAATGGAACTGATTTAGCTAATGAATTTAACGTTGATATAAAGACTATACAAAGAGATATAGAAACTTTGAGAGCCTATTTTTTGGAAGAAAATGGAGCAGAAATAAAGTATTCCAAATCTAAAAAAGGGTATTATCTTGAAGAAAATAGTCAAAATTCTTTTACTAATGAAGAGCTTTTAGCAATAAGTAAAATTATACTTGAAAGTAGGGCATTTAACAAAAATGAAACTCAAACATTAATAAATAAGTTAATTAATCACTCGTCAGGAAATGACAGAGAAACAATAAAAGGTCTTATCAATAGCGAAAAATCGAATTATATCCCTTTGCAGCACGGACAAAATCTGCTCACAGTTATCTGGAATTTAGCACAGCATATAAAAAAACAGGAATTAATACATATAAATTACACTACAAAAGATAAACAAGGTAAAAATTACAATATAAAGCCTTTGTCCGTAATGTTTTCTGAATACTACTTTTACTTAATCGCATACATCGAAAATAAAGAAGAATACCCTGCAATTTTAAGGATTGATAGAATTACTGAAATCGAAAATACTGGCAAGAAATTTAAGATTTTGAATTATTCTGAAAAATTTAAAGATGGTAAATTTAGAAAATATATACATTTTATGCACTCAGGGTCTCTTACAAGAATAGAATTTAAATATAGAGGCTATATCGAGTATGTGCTTGATAAATTTCCAACTGCAGAAATACTGGATAAAAAAATAGTTAAAGAAAATAATCGAGAAACTACAGTTTATACTGTAAAAATCGAAGTTTATGGAAGTTTTGGAGCGGAAATGTGGCTACGAAGTCAGGGAGATTATGTTATTGAATACAAAATTTTAAAATAA
- a CDS encoding Nif3-like dinuclear metal center hexameric protein, with amino-acid sequence MKLWEIMGELHTIFSPRIAEDWDNVGLLIGDNTREVNKVLFCLDVTEKVVQKAIDKNIDLIISHHPVIFSGLKRITNETSHGRKLLKLMENRIAVYSIHTNADFAINGLNDFIMDKLNLDGEKIIYNEQKFDDYNPIKRKMEHVHGGLARIKVLNKTMKLGDLLERIKDSLGISYVRYVGDKNAYVRKIGLVTGGGSSFLHDIADKIDVFLTGDLRYHEALDALEDGKILVDVGHFESEYLFVDMMEKEMSKFFDGEMIRYFEEEVFKLG; translated from the coding sequence ATGAAACTTTGGGAAATAATGGGAGAACTACATACAATTTTTAGTCCAAGAATTGCAGAAGACTGGGACAATGTGGGGCTTTTGATAGGAGATAACACAAGAGAAGTAAACAAAGTATTGTTTTGTCTAGATGTTACTGAAAAAGTTGTACAAAAGGCGATAGATAAAAATATAGATTTGATAATTTCACATCATCCAGTAATTTTTTCTGGCTTGAAACGAATTACAAATGAAACTTCACATGGAAGAAAACTTTTAAAATTGATGGAAAATAGAATAGCAGTTTACTCAATTCATACAAATGCCGACTTTGCTATTAATGGTTTGAATGACTTTATAATGGACAAATTAAATTTAGATGGAGAAAAAATAATTTATAACGAGCAAAAATTTGATGATTATAACCCAATAAAACGTAAAATGGAGCATGTACATGGTGGGCTTGCCAGAATAAAAGTATTGAACAAAACAATGAAACTGGGAGATCTGCTTGAAAGAATAAAGGATTCGCTTGGAATAAGCTATGTAAGATATGTTGGAGATAAAAATGCTTATGTACGTAAAATTGGACTTGTTACAGGTGGTGGAAGCTCATTTTTACATGATATTGCAGATAAAATTGATGTTTTCTTGACTGGAGATTTGAGATATCATGAAGCTTTGGATGCTCTGGAAGATGGAAAGATTCTCGTAGATGTAGGACATTTTGAAAGTGAATATTTGTTTGTGGATATGATGGAAAAAGAAATGTCAAAATTTTTTGATGGAGAAATGATAAGGTATTTTGAAGAGGAAGTATTTAAATTAGGATAG
- a CDS encoding FtsZ/tubulin family protein, translating into MEKIPKIKIISLGETALNTIEKEIITHENISIITIKNDYKDLKINFQDTDVILIILNTYFENDKNFALEIIRNTEKNDIFTGIYDIGNGYTDLFDSKINFIIKCKSSEDLKNGINGITKTLTAKGMVTLDLADLKTVFQKTSKSFVIFEKGNLETFDDFLQNLKLKLETFDKNKTYKIFLNITAGKNIELTQIKDIAKIMTNILNERAFLWALQIYPENENFINIIAYIVEDSVK; encoded by the coding sequence ATGGAAAAAATACCAAAAATAAAAATAATAAGTTTAGGGGAAACAGCATTAAATACTATCGAGAAAGAAATAATTACACATGAAAATATAAGCATTATTACAATTAAAAATGACTACAAAGATTTAAAAATAAATTTTCAAGATACAGATGTAATTTTGATAATTTTAAATACATATTTTGAAAATGATAAAAATTTTGCCTTAGAAATAATTAGAAACACTGAAAAAAACGATATTTTTACTGGAATTTACGATATTGGAAATGGCTATACCGACCTATTTGATTCAAAAATAAACTTTATCATAAAATGCAAATCTTCCGAAGATTTAAAAAATGGAATCAATGGAATAACAAAAACTTTAACAGCAAAAGGAATGGTTACTCTTGATTTAGCTGACTTAAAAACGGTATTTCAAAAAACCTCAAAATCTTTCGTAATTTTTGAAAAAGGAAATTTAGAAACTTTTGATGATTTCCTACAAAACCTAAAACTAAAGCTGGAAACTTTTGATAAAAATAAAACTTATAAAATATTTTTAAATATAACAGCAGGAAAAAATATCGAATTGACTCAGATAAAAGATATCGCTAAAATAATGACTAATATTCTTAATGAGCGGGCATTTCTTTGGGCACTGCAAATATATCCAGAAAATGAAAATTTCATAAATATCATTGCTTACATTGTGGAAGATTCAGTTAAATAA
- a CDS encoding PDDEXK family nuclease → MEKTQEREKNYWGYRIDVKNQDFFFKELEQGRLRQGWGYAENQKLPDTTDNGARKNLSMYDNVKKGDILLIPRLPDWGSVAIAEATEDWNVKDKEKGYRFEIDDEKKDFGHIFPAKYRGCFNRHGKDVSGNIQSTLKARNRFWNISRFSEDIEKIIKNLEGNRESISVIENIKNIVSEQVKSYFNLKECCDKIVDEYNQKFVASQWEEVLKDILEKIYPGYKIKKTGGSKEEEHGTDVLVNVPGISISESYNIAIQVKNYKGKISDENINTIIDQVKKAEKYGREEEEGKLIDKILVITPAKKEENPKLIEECKKEDIKVIFSEELKKLIFKSIIESIDLKEIFEEMLQD, encoded by the coding sequence ATGGAAAAGACACAAGAAAGAGAAAAGAATTACTGGGGGTACAGAATTGATGTAAAAAATCAGGATTTCTTTTTTAAGGAATTAGAACAAGGACGTTTACGACAAGGTTGGGGATATGCTGAAAACCAAAAATTGCCTGATACAACGGATAATGGTGCTAGAAAAAATTTAAGTATGTATGATAATGTAAAAAAAGGAGATATTTTATTAATACCCAGATTACCAGATTGGGGTAGTGTTGCTATAGCTGAAGCAACTGAAGATTGGAATGTTAAAGATAAAGAAAAAGGATATAGATTTGAAATTGATGATGAAAAGAAGGATTTTGGACATATTTTTCCTGCAAAGTACAGAGGATGTTTTAATAGACACGGAAAAGATGTTTCTGGAAATATACAAAGTACGTTAAAAGCAAGAAATAGATTTTGGAATATTAGCCGTTTTTCAGAGGATATTGAAAAAATTATAAAAAATTTAGAAGGAAATAGGGAATCAATAAGTGTTATTGAAAATATAAAAAATATTGTATCAGAGCAAGTAAAATCTTATTTTAATTTAAAAGAATGTTGTGACAAAATTGTTGATGAATATAATCAAAAATTTGTAGCTTCTCAGTGGGAAGAGGTATTAAAAGATATTTTAGAAAAAATCTATCCTGGATATAAGATTAAAAAAACGGGTGGTAGTAAAGAAGAAGAACATGGAACGGATGTTTTGGTAAATGTACCTGGAATCTCAATTTCAGAAAGTTACAACATAGCTATACAAGTAAAAAATTACAAAGGTAAGATTTCTGATGAAAACATTAATACAATTATAGATCAAGTAAAAAAAGCCGAAAAATATGGACGGGAAGAGGAAGAGGGTAAACTAATTGATAAAATTTTGGTTATAACTCCAGCTAAAAAAGAGGAAAATCCAAAATTAATTGAAGAATGCAAAAAAGAAGATATAAAAGTCATTTTTTCAGAAGAACTAAAAAAATTAATTTTTAAATCAATTATTGAAAGCATTGACTTAAAAGAAATTTTTGAAGAAATGTTACAAGACTAA
- a CDS encoding NRAMP family divalent metal transporter, with protein sequence MTATHSSWYHKFKAFGPGILMASAAIGGSHIVASTQAGALYGWQLAIIVILVNIFKYPFFRFGTQYTLERKHSLIEGYEEKGKIYLWVFFIMNIFSAVINVAAIGILTAAILANILKLTFLSSLTPAAMASMINLLTTIVLVGSLAMLVFGGYKLLDSSSKFIVISLTVATIIAVVIALFKQHPMAPDFVIQSPWKLTALPFIVSLMGWMPAPIEISAINSMWTVEKQQNMKVPHKLAMLDFNVGYWVTTILAFVFLALGALIQYGTGTAIKGASAAYIAQFIQMYSSVIGSWSGLLIAFIAFMCIFGTTITVVDGYSRANAECLRLIMKQKEVKTSHFNIWMIVTVAVAMVIVFFFAGNVAAMMNFAMIFSFVSAPVYSYLNFSLVKDNNKLPVWLWFLSVAGIIYLAGFTIFFLVYLSGILK encoded by the coding sequence ATGACAGCTACTCACTCAAGCTGGTATCACAAGTTTAAAGCCTTTGGACCTGGTATCCTTATGGCTTCAGCAGCTATTGGAGGTTCCCATATCGTAGCATCTACGCAGGCAGGTGCATTATATGGATGGCAACTGGCAATTATAGTTATTTTAGTCAATATTTTCAAATATCCATTTTTCCGTTTTGGGACACAATACACGCTGGAACGTAAACATTCGTTAATAGAAGGATATGAAGAAAAGGGGAAAATTTATCTTTGGGTATTCTTTATTATGAATATATTTTCTGCAGTTATTAACGTGGCGGCAATTGGTATTTTGACAGCGGCAATTTTAGCAAATATTTTAAAATTGACATTTTTAAGCAGTCTTACTCCTGCGGCGATGGCTTCAATGATTAACCTGCTTACTACAATTGTTCTTGTAGGTTCACTTGCAATGCTGGTATTTGGAGGTTATAAACTGTTGGACAGTTCTTCAAAATTTATTGTTATTTCATTGACAGTTGCAACAATTATCGCAGTTGTTATTGCGTTATTCAAGCAACATCCGATGGCACCTGATTTTGTTATCCAATCGCCTTGGAAATTGACAGCATTGCCATTTATTGTATCATTAATGGGATGGATGCCTGCTCCAATTGAAATTTCCGCAATTAATTCGATGTGGACTGTTGAAAAACAGCAAAATATGAAAGTTCCCCACAAACTTGCAATGTTGGATTTTAATGTAGGTTACTGGGTTACAACAATTCTAGCCTTCGTATTTTTGGCACTTGGAGCATTGATTCAATATGGAACGGGAACAGCGATTAAAGGAGCAAGTGCAGCTTATATCGCCCAGTTTATTCAAATGTATTCAAGCGTTATCGGAAGCTGGTCAGGACTTCTTATTGCATTTATCGCATTTATGTGTATTTTTGGTACAACAATTACAGTTGTAGATGGTTATTCACGTGCTAATGCTGAATGTCTTAGATTAATTATGAAACAGAAAGAAGTTAAAACCTCGCATTTTAATATATGGATGATAGTAACAGTAGCTGTGGCAATGGTTATCGTATTCTTTTTTGCTGGAAATGTCGCCGCAATGATGAATTTTGCCATGATATTCTCATTTGTTTCAGCTCCAGTATATTCGTATCTTAATTTTTCACTTGTTAAAGACAATAACAAGCTGCCTGTTTGGCTGTGGTTCTTATCAGTGGCAGGAATTATATATTTAGCAGGGTTTACAATATTTTTCCTTGTTTATTTGTCTGGAATTTTGAAATAA